In a genomic window of Tachysurus vachellii isolate PV-2020 chromosome 13, HZAU_Pvac_v1, whole genome shotgun sequence:
- the purab gene encoding transcriptional activator protein Pur-alpha: MADRDSGSEHGGFATGPGGGPMHQEAMGASSRLQHDTEELASKRVDIQNKRFYLDVKQNAKGRFLKIAEVGAAGNKSRLTLSMSVAVEFRDYLGDFIEHYAQLGPSHPDTVQDEPRRALKSEFLVRENRKYYMDLKENQRGRFLRIRQTVNRGPGLGTAQGQTIALPAQGLIEFRDALAKLIDDYGVDEEPAELPEGTSLTVDNKRFFFDVGSNKYGVFMRVSEVKPTYRNSITVPCKVWSKFGATFCKYADEMKKIQDRNRERRARELLPEALHGDDGDED; the protein is encoded by the coding sequence ATGGCGGACAGAGACAGCGGTAGCGAGCACGGTGGTTTCGCCACAGGCCCCGGTGGTGGCCCGATGCACCAGGAGGCGATGGGCGCCTCATCGCGGCTCCAGCATGACACGGAAGAGCTGGCGTCCAAGCGCGTTGACATCCAGAACAAACGCTTCTACCTGGATGTGAAACAGAACGCCAAAGGCCGCTTTCTGAAGATCGCCGAGGTCGGGGCTGCGGGAAACAAGAGTCGCTTGACCCTGTCTATGTCAGTAGCCGTGGAGTTCCGAGATTACTTGGGTGACTTCATCGAGCACTACGCACAGCTGGGCCCCAGCCACCCGGACACGGTGCAGGACGAGCCGCGGCGAGCGCTCAAGAGCGAGTTTCTGGTGCGGGAAAATCGAAAGTACTACATGGATCTGAAGGAGAACCAGAGGGGGCGGTTTCTGAGGATCCGACAGACCGTGAATAGGGGCCCCGGCTTGGGCACGGCGCAAGGCCAGACCATCGCTCTCCCGGCGCAGGGGCTCATCGAGTTCCGCGACGCTTTGGCAAAGCTCATTGATGACTATGGCGTGGACGAGGAGCCAGCGGAACTGCCCGAGGGCACGTCGCTCACCGTGGACAACAAACGCTTCTTCTTTGACGTGGGCTCAAACAAGTATGGCGTGTTTATGCGGGTCAGCGAAGTGAAGCCGACATACCGCAATTCCATAACTGTGCCGTGCAAAGTGTGGTCCAAGTTCGGTGCCACGTTCTGCAAATACGCGGATGAAATGAAGAAGATCCAGGACAGGAACAGGGAGAGGAGGGCGCGCGAGCTCTTACCGGAGGCCCTGCACGGTGATGACGGCGATGAGGATTAA